The Methanocaldococcus jannaschii DSM 2661 genome has a segment encoding these proteins:
- a CDS encoding NAD(P)-binding protein, with protein sequence MRIGIVGAGLGGLLAGALLSKNHEVVVFEKLPFLGGRFTNLKYEGFQLTTGALHMIPHGNDGYLAQALRKAGANVKIINSKPDGTFLINGKEYLYKELFSLLGFKEKAKAFKLATKLKLGKVDKNISFGEFLEEIDLALKVGNAFTGWALSLTAYETPMSEIIEIAKNYHKFGGPGIPIGGCKAVTDELSRIIKKNNGKIIKEYEVKRIEIDEKAYIDDYEFDVVISNISPIETQKICNIKFLKSKPKPSKGIKISIATKEGIIKHGGVLFTPECERINGLNQVTNVDKSLAPEGWHLVMTHQTQLTNNVKKEIDLGLEDIENLFKGKDYKILHIQSYRDDWPVNHASNGTDIDNIVNDRFYLVGDGAKGRGGIEVEGIAMGVLKVVNYINSL encoded by the coding sequence ATGAGAATTGGTATTGTTGGAGCCGGATTAGGTGGATTATTAGCTGGAGCATTGTTATCTAAGAATCATGAAGTTGTTGTATTTGAAAAACTTCCATTCTTAGGAGGGAGATTTACAAACTTGAAGTATGAGGGCTTTCAACTAACAACAGGAGCTTTACACATGATACCACACGGAAATGATGGCTATTTAGCCCAAGCTTTAAGAAAGGCTGGAGCTAATGTAAAAATAATAAACTCAAAACCAGATGGAACATTTTTAATTAATGGGAAGGAGTATTTATATAAAGAGCTGTTTTCACTCTTAGGTTTTAAAGAAAAGGCAAAAGCATTTAAATTAGCTACAAAATTAAAGTTGGGAAAAGTTGATAAAAATATCTCATTTGGAGAGTTTTTAGAAGAGATTGATTTAGCTTTAAAGGTTGGAAATGCATTTACTGGATGGGCTTTGAGTTTAACAGCTTATGAAACACCTATGAGTGAAATTATAGAGATAGCTAAAAACTACCACAAATTTGGAGGACCTGGAATACCAATAGGTGGATGTAAGGCAGTTACTGATGAACTTTCGAGGATTATTAAAAAGAACAATGGAAAAATTATTAAGGAATATGAAGTTAAAAGGATTGAGATTGATGAAAAAGCTTATATTGATGACTATGAATTCGATGTTGTTATAAGCAACATCTCTCCAATTGAAACCCAGAAAATATGCAATATAAAATTTTTGAAATCAAAGCCAAAGCCATCTAAAGGAATAAAGATAAGCATAGCCACAAAAGAAGGAATTATAAAACATGGTGGTGTTCTCTTTACCCCAGAATGTGAGAGGATAAACGGCTTAAACCAAGTAACTAATGTAGATAAATCCTTAGCTCCTGAAGGATGGCATTTAGTTATGACTCATCAAACACAGCTAACCAACAATGTAAAAAAGGAAATTGATTTGGGATTAGAGGATATTGAAAACCTCTTTAAAGGAAAAGACTACAAAATATTGCATATTCAGTCATATAGGGATGATTGGCCTGTAAATCATGCATCTAATGGAACTGATATTGACAATATTGTTAATGATAGATTTTATTTAGTTGGAGATGGAGCTAAAGGAAGGGGTGGAATTGAGGTTGAAGGAATAGCCATGGGAGTTTTAAAGGTTGTTAATTATATAAATAGTTTATAA